One genomic window of Vibrio parahaemolyticus includes the following:
- the pdhR gene encoding pyruvate dehydrogenase complex transcriptional repressor PdhR has protein sequence MAYQRIRQPKLSDVIEQELERLIVEGTLSPGQQLPPERELAKQFDVSRPSVREAIQRLEAKRLLTRRQGGGTFVSENIWKSFSDPLLNLLSSHSETQLDLLESRHAMEGISAYFAALRGTEEDFARIQGCLERISKEQANNDIEAESAEVMQFLIAITEAAHNVVLLHIVRSLAPLLEQNILQIEQNILQNFKLLRRRPEAVEKVSKHRANIVDAIVSGQPEKAREMSHSHLAYIEETLLDLTREESRRERSLRRIQQGNNS, from the coding sequence ATGGCTTATCAAAGGATTCGTCAGCCAAAGCTCTCTGATGTTATTGAACAAGAGTTAGAAAGGTTGATTGTGGAAGGAACATTGTCTCCGGGGCAACAATTGCCACCTGAGCGCGAACTGGCGAAACAGTTCGATGTGTCTCGTCCTTCAGTCCGTGAAGCCATCCAACGCTTAGAAGCGAAACGTTTGTTAACTCGTCGCCAAGGTGGCGGTACTTTCGTTAGCGAAAACATCTGGAAAAGCTTTTCCGATCCTTTGCTGAATTTGTTGTCTAGCCACTCTGAAACCCAACTTGATTTGCTTGAGTCACGTCATGCAATGGAAGGGATTTCGGCGTATTTTGCAGCTTTGCGTGGTACCGAAGAAGATTTTGCACGCATTCAAGGCTGCCTTGAGCGCATTAGTAAAGAGCAAGCAAACAACGATATCGAAGCGGAATCAGCGGAAGTTATGCAGTTTTTAATTGCCATAACAGAAGCGGCTCATAATGTCGTGTTACTGCACATTGTGCGTAGCTTAGCTCCTCTACTTGAGCAAAACATTCTACAGATTGAGCAAAACATTCTACAGAATTTTAAATTACTACGTCGCCGCCCAGAGGCGGTCGAGAAAGTGAGTAAACACCGAGCTAACATTGTGGATGCGATTGTTTCTGGTCAGCCTGAAAAGGCTCGTGAGATGTCTCATTCGCACTTGGCTTACATCGAAGAAACATTGTTGGATTTGACTCGAGAAGAGTCTCGACGAGAGCGTTCTCTGCGTCGAATTCAGCAGGGTAACAACTCGTAA
- the ampD gene encoding 1,6-anhydro-N-acetylmuramyl-L-alanine amidase AmpD, giving the protein MPPIIDNGWLTHAKHVPSPFFDARNSEHDISLLVVHNISLPPGQFGGSYIEDFFSGNLDPNAHPFFEVIHKMGVSAHCLIKRDGEIVQFVSFLDRAWHAGQSSFAGRDRCNDYSIGIELEGTEFVAYTEEQYQSLARLTQAIMHQYPQITLPRITGHQYIAPLRKSDPGLSFDWVKYRQLVQR; this is encoded by the coding sequence ATGCCCCCAATTATCGATAATGGATGGTTGACTCACGCAAAGCATGTTCCATCACCATTTTTTGATGCACGTAACAGCGAACACGATATCTCTCTATTAGTTGTTCATAACATCAGTTTGCCACCTGGCCAGTTTGGTGGGTCGTATATTGAAGACTTTTTCAGCGGCAATCTTGATCCTAACGCGCACCCGTTTTTTGAGGTAATTCACAAAATGGGCGTTTCAGCGCATTGTTTAATAAAGCGTGACGGTGAGATTGTTCAGTTCGTTTCATTTCTTGATAGAGCATGGCATGCGGGGCAATCAAGCTTTGCCGGGAGAGACCGTTGCAATGATTACTCTATTGGCATTGAGCTAGAGGGAACAGAATTTGTGGCGTATACAGAAGAGCAATATCAATCACTTGCTCGATTAACTCAAGCCATCATGCATCAATATCCTCAAATTACCTTGCCACGAATTACCGGCCATCAATACATTGCTCCCTTGAGAAAAAGCGATCCTGGTCTAAGCTTTGATTGGGTTAAATATAGGCAGCTGGTTCAACGTTGA